The following are encoded together in the Fibrobacter sp. UWEL genome:
- a CDS encoding TAXI family TRAP transporter solute-binding subunit has protein sequence MKHSTFTFKALASAILATTALILGACDSEKQNIRFGSGNKGGLYDQFATSFTAKFNSEHQDLQIQAKNTAGSSANIRLMEEGFIDLGIVQADILKDYLMRNRMGSAIAAVAGLYAESVQIVVSADSDIKTVADLQGHKVSVGEEESGVLRNAEIILEAYGISFEKIQTENLNFKDAATALKEGRIDAFFCTAGIPTPSISELATNKKVRILSLDAADMNRITSLHPELTLSEIPAGTYAGQDSTVQTLGAKAVLVASLLLDSATVTKITADVFAVGTQQTAGIPAAFHPGAAAFYKTKNINVDVAAPLKGHGPIPSTGD, from the coding sequence ATGAAACATTCGACTTTTACATTCAAGGCTCTTGCCTCTGCCATTTTGGCAACCACGGCACTGATTCTCGGGGCCTGTGACTCAGAAAAACAGAATATCCGATTTGGTTCCGGTAACAAGGGCGGTCTCTACGATCAGTTCGCCACCTCCTTTACCGCCAAGTTCAATTCTGAACATCAGGACCTGCAGATTCAGGCCAAGAACACCGCCGGTTCATCCGCAAATATCCGCCTGATGGAAGAAGGCTTTATTGACCTGGGGATTGTCCAGGCCGATATTCTCAAGGATTACCTGATGCGCAATCGCATGGGTTCCGCCATCGCAGCGGTGGCAGGTCTTTACGCCGAATCCGTCCAGATTGTAGTTTCCGCAGATTCAGACATCAAGACGGTTGCCGACCTTCAAGGCCACAAGGTTTCCGTAGGCGAAGAAGAATCCGGTGTGCTGCGTAACGCAGAAATCATCCTGGAAGCTTACGGCATTTCCTTCGAGAAAATTCAGACAGAAAACCTCAACTTCAAGGATGCCGCCACCGCCCTGAAGGAAGGTCGCATTGACGCCTTCTTCTGCACCGCAGGCATCCCCACGCCTTCCATTAGCGAACTTGCTACAAACAAAAAGGTCCGCATTCTTTCTCTGGACGCCGCCGACATGAACCGCATTACCAGCCTCCATCCGGAACTGACCTTAAGCGAAATCCCCGCGGGCACTTACGCCGGTCAGGATTCTACCGTCCAGACCTTAGGCGCAAAGGCAGTCCTTGTGGCAAGCCTCCTTCTGGATAGCGCCACCGTCACAAAGATTACCGCAGACGTATTTGCAGTAGGCACCCAGCAAACCGCAGGTATTCCCGCAGCATTCCACCCAGGTGCTGCAGCCTTCTACAAGACCAAGAACATTAACGTGGATGTTGCCGCCCCGCTAAAGGGCCACGGTCCCATTCCCTCTACGGGCGACTAA
- the tsaA gene encoding tRNA (N6-threonylcarbamoyladenosine(37)-N6)-methyltransferase TrmO produces MEVNPIGTFFGDAVYKYDAPRQGRLFAGHPGRIVLNSGCNFEMALRDLDGFERIWVIFQFHENEGWRPTTRPPVPAPGRDRVGTFASRSPYRPNSIGLSCVRLLKVDGLTLYVDEADLLNETPVLDVKPYIPMADAFPNAKAGWVDEQEGEKWSVETSEKFAAQNQWIGENSEFDLMSFALVQLGRGGFSNGVFDGTRRRLTLDENTKTGVLAYRTFRIDFIYDENTKSVTLQAIRSGYSKDDLEEGAPDKWGDKPLHRNFLKKF; encoded by the coding sequence ATGGAAGTAAATCCCATTGGAACTTTTTTTGGCGATGCTGTATACAAGTATGACGCTCCCCGACAGGGCCGCCTATTTGCGGGACATCCTGGCCGAATCGTCCTGAATTCCGGATGCAATTTTGAAATGGCCCTCCGTGACTTGGATGGCTTTGAACGTATCTGGGTCATCTTCCAGTTCCATGAAAATGAGGGATGGCGCCCTACCACGCGACCGCCCGTTCCTGCTCCTGGTAGAGACCGGGTGGGGACATTTGCCAGCCGTTCTCCTTACCGCCCTAATTCCATTGGCTTAAGCTGCGTTCGCCTTCTGAAAGTAGATGGGCTTACTTTGTATGTGGATGAGGCTGACCTGCTGAACGAAACTCCCGTTTTGGATGTGAAACCCTACATTCCTATGGCGGATGCGTTTCCCAATGCGAAAGCCGGCTGGGTGGACGAACAGGAAGGTGAAAAATGGAGCGTGGAAACTTCTGAAAAGTTTGCTGCTCAGAACCAGTGGATCGGGGAGAATAGCGAGTTCGACCTGATGAGCTTTGCCCTGGTGCAGCTAGGTCGCGGTGGCTTTAGCAATGGTGTTTTTGACGGTACCCGACGCCGCTTGACTTTGGATGAAAATACCAAGACAGGCGTGCTGGCCTATCGCACTTTTAGAATCGATTTTATTTATGATGAAAACACCAAATCCGTGACCCTGCAGGCCATACGGTCTGGTTATTCAAAAGACGATCTGGAGGAAGGTGCCCCGGATAAGTGGGGCGACAAACCGCTTCACCGTAATTTTCTGAAGAAATTCTAG
- a CDS encoding GGDEF domain-containing protein produces the protein MIKKLLNFFANGIFKAEELEPIRPKLWAANRRSLTLFAALSAAATASGTLGGLFTDIAVMRQCFKGYLIVFLLNISVIVINNLIKRPSKKLQAILISLFVAPLYIFALYQAVFISPEDRPLILVVFLCLIPTIFIDAPARLFIDFGATAILFTVLGTTMVPEEQIGISVADVLIFGAAGVGIGLFFNKSRTERYLLSHRIQEMQNESEQMKYWKSISNIYLSMNQINLENDTFIQIRSHELVDAALKNNHEGYSKQIADVVKSAVDPDYVEAVMAFVDPSTLQTRLEDEDTITYEFLGKNYGWCRARYIVVDRRRDESIKQVMFLIESINEQKKREKELTAIAETDGMTGLYNRRAGIPKIKKLMGLKTPGMLCLLDVDKFKHINDTYGHQAGDRVIIAVADTLKATFRDVDIILRLGGDEFVFFISNVDSERIATNVFNRLFDRFEKVSIGCIPDYSISVSIGATFTKEGLSFDDLYSQADSCTYESKKVNGKAFTFYRG, from the coding sequence ATGATTAAGAAATTGCTGAACTTTTTCGCAAACGGCATATTCAAGGCAGAAGAACTTGAACCGATTCGTCCTAAGCTTTGGGCAGCCAATCGACGTTCGCTGACCTTGTTTGCCGCACTTTCCGCTGCAGCCACCGCCTCCGGTACCCTAGGCGGCCTATTTACGGACATTGCAGTCATGCGTCAATGTTTCAAGGGATACTTAATCGTATTCCTCCTCAACATCAGCGTCATTGTCATCAACAATCTCATCAAGAGACCGAGCAAGAAACTTCAGGCAATACTCATCTCTCTGTTTGTCGCACCCCTTTATATTTTTGCCCTCTACCAGGCAGTCTTTATTTCTCCTGAAGACCGCCCCCTGATTCTGGTCGTATTCCTCTGCTTGATTCCCACCATTTTTATCGATGCCCCAGCCCGTCTATTTATTGACTTTGGAGCCACCGCCATCCTATTTACCGTTCTTGGAACCACCATGGTCCCGGAAGAACAAATCGGAATTTCTGTTGCAGACGTCCTTATCTTTGGCGCAGCAGGTGTGGGCATCGGGTTATTCTTTAACAAGTCCAGAACGGAACGATACCTCTTGTCACACCGCATTCAGGAAATGCAGAACGAAAGCGAACAGATGAAATATTGGAAATCCATTTCCAACATCTACCTTTCCATGAACCAGATCAATCTTGAAAATGATACCTTCATCCAGATTCGTTCTCACGAGCTGGTGGATGCGGCCCTGAAAAACAACCACGAAGGATACTCCAAGCAGATTGCCGATGTGGTCAAGTCCGCAGTAGATCCGGACTATGTGGAAGCCGTCATGGCATTCGTTGACCCCAGCACCTTGCAGACTCGCCTTGAAGACGAAGATACCATCACTTACGAATTCCTGGGGAAGAACTATGGCTGGTGCCGCGCCCGCTACATTGTGGTGGACCGCAGGCGCGACGAAAGCATCAAGCAGGTCATGTTCCTCATCGAAAGTATTAACGAGCAGAAGAAACGCGAAAAGGAATTGACCGCCATCGCAGAAACCGATGGTATGACAGGTCTCTACAATCGTCGAGCAGGCATTCCCAAGATTAAAAAACTGATGGGTCTGAAAACGCCTGGCATGCTGTGCCTTCTGGACGTGGACAAGTTCAAGCACATCAACGATACTTACGGCCATCAAGCCGGCGACCGCGTAATCATTGCCGTAGCAGACACTCTCAAGGCAACCTTCCGTGACGTGGATATCATCCTTCGTCTAGGCGGTGATGAATTTGTCTTCTTCATCAGCAACGTGGATTCCGAACGAATCGCAACCAACGTATTCAACCGACTCTTCGATCGCTTCGAAAAGGTTTCCATCGGTTGCATCCCGGACTACAGCATTTCCGTAAGCATTGGCGCAACCTTCACCAAGGAAGGGCTTTCCTTCGATGACTTGTACAGCCAGGCAGACAGCTGCACTTACGAAAGCAAGAAAGTGAACGGCAAGGCATTCACTTTCTACAGAGGCTAG